The Larus michahellis chromosome 2, bLarMic1.1, whole genome shotgun sequence genome window below encodes:
- the TRA2A gene encoding transformer-2 protein homolog alpha isoform X4: MSNRRRHTGSRANPDPNTCLGVFGLSLYTTERDLREVFSRYGPLTGVNVVYDQRTGRSRGFAFVYFERIDDSKEAMEHANGMELDGRRIRVDYSITKRAHTPTPGIYMGRPTHSGGGGGGGAGRRRDSYYDRGYDRGYDRYEEYDYRYRRRSPSPYYSRYRSRSRSRSYSPRRY; the protein is encoded by the exons GCTAATCCAGATCCTAATACATGTCTTGGAGTGTTTGGTCTCAGTTTATATACTACTGAGAGAGATTTGCGTGAAGTCTTTTCCCGATATGGACCTTTGACTGGTGTCAATGTTGTTTATGATCAACGGACTGGACGATCAAGAGGATTTGCTTTCGTTTATTTTGAGAGAATTGATGATTCTAAAGAG GCAATGGAGCATGCAAACGGCATGGAGCTGGATGGCAGGAGGATTCGGGTGGATTACTCAATCACCAAGAGAGCACATACACCCACCCCAGGCATCTATATGGGCAGGCCAACACA cagtggaggaggtggtggcggtggaGCAGGTCGTCGCCGTGACTCATATTATGATAGGGGGTATGACAGAGGATATGACAGATACGAAGAATATGATTACAGATACAG gAGACGATCACCATCGCCTTATTATAGTCGATACCGATCACGATCAAGATCCCGTTCCTATAGTCCAA ggcGCTACTGA